The DNA window GCTGTTTCATCGTATTCTTCTGCCTGCACAGTTGGCCGAAGTCGATTTCGTTTCAACGATTTCCATGAAATTTGGTCCTGCTATCGAATGCTTGAACGAAAGCCGCACATCGCCCTTTGCGCAATTTCATTCGGCACTCCCGCTACATCGCAGTGCCTCTCCCAGTTGCCGATGGCCTCTTTGATCTCTTCGATCATGGCTTTGATCTCGCCTGTTTTTAGGTCTGCGAATTTTCCGAAAGTCAGTAGGTCCTCGAGCTCGAAGCCATCGGTCTTCCCGGCTAGTGACATCTGGTGTTCGTTGGTCCAGTCGCCGTCAGGATTGTAGGCGTAGACGACATCGAATGCGGGCGAGAGGCTCCAGCGACCCGCGCTATCCATCAGGAAAGCGATGTTCTTGGTGTGGTCGTCCTGATTGCGAATGAAGACATTGAGCAGCGCGCGGCGCACCTGCTCCTTGATCGCTTCGCGTCCGAGGCCGAGCATGCGGATGGTCTCAATCGCCTGCTCGTAGCTGTATGCGCGAGCGAGGTTGAAATCGAAATGGCGCATCGCGCAAAGCGACTGCATGTGGAGCTTCTTACCGTCAGGCGTGCGATCGAAGCGCTGGGTCATGAAATGCGCCCGCCCACCTTCTTCGTGCAGACGAGAGCGAGCCATGTCGATGCCAGCCTCTCGGGCTAGCAGATAGCAGGCGTACTCAAGCCGGCCGAAGCCCATCGGATCGGCAAGTTCCTTGTCGGCATTGCCCGACACGCCGTCGAACTTGACCAGCCATTGCGTGTAGCCGGGCCCTGCAGTCAGCTGCCCTGAATGGAATTCTCC is part of the Novosphingopyxis iocasae genome and encodes:
- a CDS encoding type II toxin-antitoxin system HipA family toxin, giving the protein MTRAVVNLWGRQIGAVLWDEDRDVGVFEYTPEFSRSGIEVAPLTMPLRSGVYDFPALNYETFKGLPGMLADSLPDKFGNALINRWLAEQGRTADSFDPVERLCYTGRRGMGALEFEPATGERREQGRPVDIAPLVELANRVIAAREELAGVLKGEDDHRALQEILRVGTSAGGARAKAVLAWNEETGEFHSGQLTAGPGYTQWLVKFDGVSGNADKELADPMGFGRLEYACYLLAREAGIDMARSRLHEEGGRAHFMTQRFDRTPDGKKLHMQSLCAMRHFDFNLARAYSYEQAIETIRMLGLGREAIKEQVRRALLNVFIRNQDDHTKNIAFLMDSAGRWSLSPAFDVVYAYNPDGDWTNEHQMSLAGKTDGFELEDLLTFGKFADLKTGEIKAMIEEIKEAIGNWERHCDVAGVPNEIAQRAMCGFRSSIR